In a genomic window of Melopsittacus undulatus isolate bMelUnd1 chromosome 1, bMelUnd1.mat.Z, whole genome shotgun sequence:
- the SNAI2 gene encoding zinc finger protein SNAI2, with the protein MPRSFLVKKHFNSSKKPNYSELDTHTVIISPYLYEGYPVPIIPQPEILSSVAYNPITVWTTTGLLPSPLPNDLSPLSGYPSSLGRVSPPPPSDTSSKDHSGSESPISDEEERIQSKLSDPHAIEAEKFQCSLCNKTYSTFSGLAKHKQLHCDAQSRKSFSCKYCDKEYVSLGALKMHIRTHTLPCVCKICGKAFSRPWLLQGHIRTHTGEKPFSCPHCNRAFADRSNLRAHLQTHSDVKKYQCKNCSKTFSRMSLLHKHEESGCCVAH; encoded by the exons ATGCCGCGCTCCTTCCTGGtcaaaaaacatttcaattcATCCAAGAAACCCAATTACAGCGAGCTGGACACTCATACAG tgATTATATCCCCATACCTGTATGAAGGCTATCCAGTCCCTATCATACCACAGCCAGAAATCCTGAGCTCAGTAGCTTACAATCCCATTACTGTGTGGACTACAACTGGGCTGCTACCATCTCCATTACCCAACGacctctctcctctttctggATACCCCTCATCTCTGGGAAGAGTCAGCCCACCTCCACCTTCTGACACCTCCTCCAAAGATCACAGTGGTTCAGAAAGTCCCATTAGCgatgaagaagaaagaatcCAGTCCAAGCTTTCAGACCCCCATGCAATTGAAGCTGAAAAGTTCCAGTGCAGTTTATGCAACAAGACCTATTCAACTTTCTCTGGCTTGGCCAAACATAAGCAGCTGCACTGTGATGCCCAGTCTAGGAAATCATTCAGCTGCAAGTACTGTGACAAGGAATATGTCAGCCTGGGAGCGCTTAAGATGCACATCAGGACCCACACACTACCTTGTGTCTGCAAGATCTGTGGCAAAGCTTTCTCTAGACCCTGGCTACTTCAAGGACACATTAGAACTCACACTG GAGAGAAGCCGTTTTCCTGTCCTCACTGCAACAGGGCTTTTGCAGACAGATCCAATCTGAGGGCTCATCTGCAGACCCACTCAGATGTGAAGAAATACCAGTGCAAAAATTGCTCCAAAACTTTCTCCAGAATGTCTCTTCTGCACAAACATGAGGAATCTGGCTGCTGTGTAGCACACTGA